In Halobacterium noricense, the genomic stretch GGAATCCCACCCCTTCAGGGGTGGGAGGATGTCAAGGCTAGTTCCTCGTCGGTCTCCTTCGCTGAGACCGACACGCGATCAGACGAGATGCACAGCACCATCGAAGCGTGGATTGACGAGCTCGTGGCTGGCGTCGACGACGCGCAAGCCAGCGACGAATTCCAGGAATGGTTGGACGTCCAGAGTCGGTTCCACGACTACTCGTATCGGAACACGCTGCTCATCAAGCGCCAGTGCCCGGAGGCGACCAAGGTTGCGGGCTACCGGACGTGGCAGGAGGAGTTCGACCGCCACGTCCAGAAGGGCGAGTCAGCCATCTGGATCTGGGCGCCAATCATCGCCAAGCGGTGCCCGGAGTGCGAGAATTCGCCGAGCTACCACGACGACAGCGACTGTGAGTACGACGAGACGCCGCCCGAGGAGTGGTCGAAAGGCCTGGTCGGATTCAACCCCGCGCCCGTCTTCGACATCTCCCAGACGGAGGGCGAGCCGCTTCCCGAACTCGACACTGCAGCGACTGGGGAGGCTGGCGAGCTCGCGCCACGACTCTTGGACATCGCGGACGAGCTTGAGGTGACGGCGCGCATCGTTCCTGCGGACGAATGGACGCATGGCGACGCGAAGGGCGTCTGTGAACGGCTCAGCCCCATGGATGCGCAGCCGGTTGTGGAGGTTCGTGACCGGGAGAACGACGCGGACCTCGCACGGACGCTGATCCACGAGTACGCGCACGCGTTGCTGCATGCTGGCGTGACCGAGACGGCTGAACGGTCGAAGCGTGAAGTCGAGGCGGAATCAGTTGCGTACATCGTCGGGCGGTACTGCGGGCTAGACACGAGTCGGTCGGCGTTCTACCTCGCCGCGTGGGAAGCAGACGACGCTGAGGTCGTTCGTGACCGGCTTGACCGCATCAGTCGGACGGCCGAGCAGCTCATCGAGACGCTGGAAGCCGATACCTGAATTATTAACCAACATCTGCTGCCGACCCGCGCCTTTGTTGGTTAAGATTGTTTATCCCCATAACCGAGGCAGCATAGCTGAAGCTGAGCAGAGGGTAGATTCTATGCAGAAACACACGCGGAGTACCATCGAAAAACCACAACGTGGACATCAGGCACGCTTCCTCGGCGACCGTTTATTTGATATGCAGGCGTAAAGCACTAGCATATCATGTCCGACGCTGAGACCTCGACGGGTGACGACGGCCCGGAAACCGTCCAGATCAATCTCCGACTCACACAGGCGTTCCTGGACGATATCGACACTACCTGGGAGGAACAGGGGTTCAACTCTCGCAGTGAGTTCCTGCGGTACGCGGCACGGGACGCGGTCAAGCACCCCGAATTCTCGCGCGAGGGCTGGAAGCAGATTGCCGCGAGTGAACACGACCTCCGGACCGGCGAGGCCGAACTTGTCTCCCGTGAAGACGTTCTGGCGATGATGGACGACGACACGGATGGCGAGTAGCAACAACGAGTGGGCGTGGATGTTCGCGCCTCGTGCAGCCACGCGGTTTGAGGACCTCACAGCGGGACAGCGCGGAAACTCACCCCCTTAGGGGTGGGTTCTCGCTCGCTATGTATCACTAACAACGGCATCGAGTTCGGGCTCGTCAAAGTCGAGTGCGTCCGCGACAGCGTCCGGAAGATCCGGGCGGGGCGCCGATTCGTGGCGCTCGATTTTCTCGGTTTTCCGCGTGTTTTCGTAGAAGGCGCGTGCGACCGGGAGGCCACGGAGGTACTTGTAGTCGTGGAGGATCTCGACGCCTCGCTCAGTGAAGCCGTAGAACTGAGCGGGAAGATCACGTGTTCCCTTGCTCGGTTCGTACGTGTAGCGTGCGAGGAGCCCGGCGTCGATCAGCGTCTCCAGCTGGTCTTTGATGGCCGCTTGGCTCTTCCCGGTCATATACTCGAGTTCGGCGAGCGACATCAGGTGGGCGGGGTGGCCCAGCAGCTCCTGGATGATGAGATGGCGCGTATCCTGGGACAGCAGCTTGAACAGCCGCTGCTGTTCCGCGAATGGCCCCGCATCGGCTGCGCTAGTGCCGGTTTCGCTCATACGTGCTGGTACGAAGCGGGGCGCTATAACAGTTCGGGTCATCCAAGTTGGTTAAATCAAGAACAGCCAAAGTGATTCAGAAGGAGTAAGGTGGTGTGATTTGAAAGAGCGACTAATGACCGATCCAAGCCCGCCACCGGATGCTGGAGAGATTATGACCGTTGTTCACGAGGCCGTCGGGGGCATCGAACTTGATCCTGCAGAGAAACGGGAAATCTGGCGGTTCACGCAGCGTGAATTGCCGTATCTCTGGAGTCAGCGGACATCGTATTTCATCTTGGGGAGCTATCGCGACCCCTATCTCCGCCGACTTCGCGCCGTCCAGAACGAACTCACGAAGCAGCTCGGTGCCTATCCGTTCATCATGGGAGACCTCCTCGAACTGCCGACTGATCGGCTCAATACGTTCGATATCATGTTTTCGTTGCTTGCGACCTACAGCGACTACATCGTCGGGGTCTTCGAGAAGGAGAGTGGCGGGGAGGCCCCTGAATTGGGCGAGATCGATGACTCGCCTTATTTCGACAAATCATACGTGTTCCCGCGGGATTACGCGTGGGTGACTGACGCAAACCTTGACTCGAAACAGCACGTCATCCAAGCCGCCCTCGGGATCGCGTTCGCAGACGAGTTGTCGACGGATGAAGTCCAAGCAAAAGTCGAGTCGCTCGTTGATCGTGCCCAAGAGAGCGGGCTCGATATCGACGAACAGGAGGTTTGGGAGGTGATCGACGACCGGGCAGATGAGGGCGAAGAGCCGGCAACGTACAGTTGGGTCCATCTCAACAAGTTCCGCAAATTCGAACTCCACGATCGGTGCTTCCCGTGGACGACAGAGAACGAACTTCGAACACTGGTTGCCGAACTCCCGTCCCCGACACCACGCCCAGAGTGGGAAGCACGTGGTGATAGCTGACCGTTCAAACCGCTCAAAGCATATGCGCTCGGTCGCGGTCGTGTTTGTCTGCGCCCGCGGAGCGGTGGAGGCGCACTCGCGCCTTCATCGAACCATGTCTTCCCAGCAACTCAGAGTAATTCCAGAATCGGTCCCACAGGGCATCGCTCGGGCTGATCTCGACCCACGAACGAGGCGAGCGCTCGAGGAGGCGATGGCCGTCTCTTTGCTCGAAAAGGGCGGCCGTTACGAGGTGCGGTCCGCGTCCGGAAACTGGTACGAAGTCGACGTCGTCGCCGAGACGTGCACCTGCCCGGATTGGGAGTATCGCACGCCCGAGGGTGGTTGCAAGCATCTACGGCGCGTCGACGTCGAACTCAAACTTGGTCGGGTTCCCCGGCCGGATGGTCGACTGCCGGACCAGGCGCGCACGAGGCTTAACCAACAGAACGCCCCGTAAGCGAGGTTCTGTTGGTTAACCATGAGTCATCATGCCAGAGCCACCAACCCCACCGACAGGACCGCCCGGCGAGCTCGTCGACTCGTTGGAGGCGTGCTCGCCCGAACAGCTACGACAGATTGCGACGTACGCCGACGAGCTCGCGACGTATCGAGACAAAGAACCCGCGGAGACAGTTGCGGACTCCGAGGACGACCGGCCGGATGCGGTCCCTGCGAAGGCGTCGATCACGGTCAAGGAGATCAACGACAACCGCTACTACTACTGGCAGTGGCGGGACGGCGAGCACGTCCGCTCGGTGTACAAAGGACCCGTCAATCCGGATGACTGACGCCTGCTTGCTCTGAGACGTTTATTCTGCTTCCTCTTCGAGGTCGACGTACTGCTGTTCCCATTCGCGGCGCGCGGCGATTTCGCGGCGGCCGCGGTCGGTGATCGTGTAGTAGTTGGTGCGCTGGTCGAGTTCACCTTTGTCGATGAGACCCTTGTCGACGAGCG encodes the following:
- a CDS encoding ArdC-like ssDNA-binding domain-containing protein — translated: MHSTIEAWIDELVAGVDDAQASDEFQEWLDVQSRFHDYSYRNTLLIKRQCPEATKVAGYRTWQEEFDRHVQKGESAIWIWAPIIAKRCPECENSPSYHDDSDCEYDETPPEEWSKGLVGFNPAPVFDISQTEGEPLPELDTAATGEAGELAPRLLDIADELEVTARIVPADEWTHGDAKGVCERLSPMDAQPVVEVRDRENDADLARTLIHEYAHALLHAGVTETAERSKREVEAESVAYIVGRYCGLDTSRSAFYLAAWEADDAEVVRDRLDRISRTAEQLIETLEADT
- a CDS encoding ArsR family transcriptional regulator, with protein sequence MSETGTSAADAGPFAEQQRLFKLLSQDTRHLIIQELLGHPAHLMSLAELEYMTGKSQAAIKDQLETLIDAGLLARYTYEPSKGTRDLPAQFYGFTERGVEILHDYKYLRGLPVARAFYENTRKTEKIERHESAPRPDLPDAVADALDFDEPELDAVVSDT
- a CDS encoding ribbon-helix-helix domain-containing protein codes for the protein MSDAETSTGDDGPETVQINLRLTQAFLDDIDTTWEEQGFNSRSEFLRYAARDAVKHPEFSREGWKQIAASEHDLRTGEAELVSREDVLAMMDDDTDGE
- a CDS encoding PadR family transcriptional regulator translates to MYDLTGFQRDLLYVVAGLDEPHGLAVKDELEEYYESEVHHGRLYPNLDTLVDKGLIDKGELDQRTNYYTITDRGRREIAARREWEQQYVDLEEEAE